From one Papio anubis isolate 15944 chromosome 12, Panubis1.0, whole genome shotgun sequence genomic stretch:
- the TIMM10B gene encoding mitochondrial import inner membrane translocase subunit Tim10 B isoform X1: MEQQQQQQQLRNLRDFLLVYNRMTELCFQRCVPSLHHRALDAEEVGNCEACLHSCAGKLIHSNHRLMAAYVQLMPALVQRRIADYEAVSAVPGVAAEQPGVSPSGS; encoded by the exons atggagcagcagcagcagcaacagcaactcAGAAAC CTGCGTGACTTCTTGTTGGTCTACAATCGGATGACAGAACTCTGCTTCCAGCGTTGTGTGCCCAGCTTGCACCACCGAGCTCTGGACGCTGAGGAGGTGGGGAACTGT GAGGCCTGTCTGCACAGCTGTGCTGGGAAGCTGATCCATTCCAACCACCGCCTCATGGCCGCTTACGTGCAGCTCATGCCTGCCCTGGTACAGCGCCGCATCGCAGACTACGAGGCTGTCTCGGCTGTGCCAGGCGTTGCTGCTGAGCAGCCTGGGGTCTCTCCATCAGGCAGCTAG
- the TIMM10B gene encoding mitochondrial import inner membrane translocase subunit Tim10 B isoform X2, with product MEQQQQQQQLRNLRDFLLVYNRMTELCFQRCVPSLHHRALDAEEEACLHSCAGKLIHSNHRLMAAYVQLMPALVQRRIADYEAVSAVPGVAAEQPGVSPSGS from the exons atggagcagcagcagcagcaacagcaactcAGAAAC CTGCGTGACTTCTTGTTGGTCTACAATCGGATGACAGAACTCTGCTTCCAGCGTTGTGTGCCCAGCTTGCACCACCGAGCTCTGGACGCTGAGGAG GAGGCCTGTCTGCACAGCTGTGCTGGGAAGCTGATCCATTCCAACCACCGCCTCATGGCCGCTTACGTGCAGCTCATGCCTGCCCTGGTACAGCGCCGCATCGCAGACTACGAGGCTGTCTCGGCTGTGCCAGGCGTTGCTGCTGAGCAGCCTGGGGTCTCTCCATCAGGCAGCTAG
- the TIMM10B gene encoding mitochondrial import inner membrane translocase subunit Tim10 B isoform X3 has protein sequence MLRDFLLVYNRMTELCFQRCVPSLHHRALDAEEVGNCEACLHSCAGKLIHSNHRLMAAYVQLMPALVQRRIADYEAVSAVPGVAAEQPGVSPSGS, from the exons ATG CTGCGTGACTTCTTGTTGGTCTACAATCGGATGACAGAACTCTGCTTCCAGCGTTGTGTGCCCAGCTTGCACCACCGAGCTCTGGACGCTGAGGAGGTGGGGAACTGT GAGGCCTGTCTGCACAGCTGTGCTGGGAAGCTGATCCATTCCAACCACCGCCTCATGGCCGCTTACGTGCAGCTCATGCCTGCCCTGGTACAGCGCCGCATCGCAGACTACGAGGCTGTCTCGGCTGTGCCAGGCGTTGCTGCTGAGCAGCCTGGGGTCTCTCCATCAGGCAGCTAG